CACAGAAAATGAGGTTGAATATATAGTAGAATCTATAAAAGAATATTTTAATAATTAAACTAATCCCGCTTGAAAAACAGCGGGATTTTATGATATAATATTATTGATAATAAAATCACAAAGATGGAGGGATGGGAATGTTTGGTTTTTCTCCAGGACTTACAGTGCTATTAATAGTTGCCTTTTTTTTATTGATATATAGAGGATGGAAATCATATCAGGATGGATATTTTGGTGAATTTTTATTTAGACTTTTAAGAACCTTTTTATTTGTATTAGCGGCGAATTTTATTATGTGGATGATGGATATATAGTATATAATTAGGCTCTTCAATTTGAAGAGCCTTTTTAATTAAATTATATTGACACATTCTTTTTTTTATGATATAATTCACTCAGTGAATGAAAATAAATTCAAAATTTTATATATTCGGAGGGATGAATATGAGTTTAATGGAAAAGATTCAAAACAAAACAGCAAAAATAGGGGTTATTGGACTTGGTTATGTTGGATTACCTTTAGCAGTAGAAAAGGCAAAGGCAGGTTATAACGTTATTGGCTTTGATGTTCAGGAAAAAAAAGTTGAAATGGTTAATAAAGGTATTAATTATATTGGTGATGTTGTAAATGAAGAACTTGAAGATCTTGTAAAAAAAGGAAAGATTACAGCTACAACAGATTTCGAAAAATTAGCTGAATGTGATGCAGTAATGATCTGTGTACCTACTCCTTTAAATAAATTTAAGCAGCCCGATTTGCAATATGTTGTTGCTTCTACAAAAGAGGTTGCAAAAAGATTGCATAAAGATATGCTGGTAACCCTTGAAAGTACAACATATCCTGGAACCACAGAGGAAGTAATGCTTCCTATATTAGAAGAAACAGGATTAAAGGTTGGTAAGGATTTCTATCTTGCTTTTTCACCAGAAAGGGTAGACCCAGGAAATTTAAGGTTTAAAACAAAGAATACACCAAAGGTAGTTGGTGGCGTAACACCAGAATGTACAAAACATGCTAAAGCGTTATATGAAAATGTTCTTGAAGCAGAGGTATTTGCTGTTTCAACACCAAAAGAAGCAGAAATGGCAAAGATTTTAGAAAATACATTTAGAATTGTAAATATTGCGCTTATTAATGAAATGGCTGTAGTTGCAAAAAAACTTGGAATTAATATCTGGGAAGTTATTGATGCAGCAGCTACAAAACCATTTGGTTTTATGCCTTTTTATCCTGGGCCAGGTGTAGGTGGTCATTGTATTCCAATAGATCCATTTTATTTAACATATAAAGCAAGAGCTGTTGATTATCATACAAGATTAATAGAAATGGCTGGAGAAATAAATGATGCAATGCCTGAATATGTTGTTTCAAGACTTCAGGATATTTTAAACGATAGAAAGAGATGTTTAAATGGAGCAAAGGTATTATTGCTTGGTGTTGCTTATAAAAACGATATAGATGATTTAAGGGAATCACCTGCATTAAAGGTTATAGAACACCTTGAAAAGAAACATGCAGATATTATTATTCATGATCCGTATATTCCAGAATTTACACATGAAGGAAAAACATATAAGAGTGTGGAATTAACAAGAGAGCTTCTTGAAAGTGTAGATGCTGTGGTATTAACTACTGCACATTCTAATGTAGATTATGAATTTGTGCTTGAACATGCTCCATTCTTATTTGATACAAAGAATAAAACAAAGAATATAGAAAAGAATAAGGATAAGGTGATATTATTATGATTCGACTGGCATTAATTGGTTGTGGTAGAATTGCTACTAAAAAACATACAGAAGCTATAATAAAGAATAGCGAATTATTTGAGCTTGTAGCTGTTGTTGATCCTGTAAAGGAAAAGGCAGAAAATATTGCTAATATAATAGAAGAAGCGGGATTAAAAAGGCCAGAAGTATATACTGATTATAATGAAGTTTTAAAAAGAGAAGATATAGATATGGTATCCATAGCTACAGAAAGTGGATATCATTATCAGATTTCTATAGATGCAATGTGCAATGGAAAACATGTGCTTGTTGAAAAACCTATGGCATTATCCACAAAAGAAATGGACCATATGATAGAACTTTCAAAAGAAAAGGATTTAAAATTAGGTGTGTGTTTTCAGAACAGATTTAATCCACCTATTCAGGAGTTAAGAAAAAAACTTGAAAATGGTGATTTTGGAAAATTGTTGCATGGACAGATTTCCATAAGATGGAACAGGAATAAATCATATTATGAACAGGCACCATGGAGAGGAACGTGGGAGCTTGATGGTGGAACATTAATGAATCAATGTACTCACGGAATAGACCTATTACAATGGACATTTGGTGAAATAGAAGAGATTTCTGGTAGAATTGAAAACTTTAATCATCCATATATTGAAGCAGAAGATTTTGGAAGTGCAATTATAAAGTTTAAAAATGGTGCTGTGGGAATTGTAGAAGGAACAGCAAATGTTTATCCAAAGAATCTTGAAGAAACATTGTCTGTGTTTGGTGAAAATGGAACGGTTGTAATAGGTGGTCTGGCAGTAAATAAAATAGAAACCTGGAGATTTGATGGTGAAGAATCACATCCATTTCAAAATTTGCCTGATCCTGATACTGTTTATGGTGCAGGTCATGTGCCGCTTTATAAGGACTTTTATGAAGCTATAATAAATAATAGAAAACCATATATTTCTGGAGAAGATGGAAAAAAAGCTGTTGAAATTGTACTTGCAATTTATAAATCTTCTAAGGAAGGAAAACCAGTAAAATTTCCATTTGAATTTTCAACACTTGAGATGAAGGAATATTTTAAGTAATAATAAAATAAAAATGTCGGGCTGAAAATCAGCCCGACTTATTATTATTTATTATTCTTCAAATTCTATTAATCCCAATGTTCCGTCTTTTCTTTTGTAAATAACATTAACTTCTTCTGACTCTGAATTTCTAAATACAAAAAATTCGTGTCCCAATAATTCTAACTGTAATATCGCTTCTTCTAATGAGAACATACTCATATCAAATCTTTTTCTTTTTTCAATTTTGCTGAAAAGTTCATCTTCATCATCTAATTCTACAGGTTTAACATCTTTTAATGGGTTTGGAGCATCGTGATTTTGTAATTTTCCTTTTACTTTCTTTAATTTTCTTTCAAAAGCGTCAGAAACTTTATCTATAACCTCGTAAAGGTCTGTCCCCCTTTCTTCTACTTTGAAAATACTGCCTTTAAATTTAAGATGTGAAGTGACCTCAACCTTATAAGTTTCTCTGTCTTTTTCTACCCTAATTTCTGTTCCCATTAACAAATCATCGTGTTTTTTGAACATTCTGTCGATTTTTTCCATTCTCTTTTCTAAATAATCTTCAAGAGCTTTAGTGAGCTCAATGTTTTTTGTGAATAATTTGTAATCCATAAGAACACCTCCTTTGGAAGATCCCTAACCACATCTCCTACTATAATAATAGCACTTTTTTTAAAAAAAGTCAAATTCTCTTAATAAATAGTTTTCTTTAAAGTAACTAAAGGGGAGTGTCTATGTCAAAAACGGGCATAGGTATATTAATTTCTATTTTTTCTACTAATTCTGGTTGTTTATATATTATCTGTTTTATACCGGCATCGCCTGATAAATCTAAAACATTTTTATATAATTGTTTATCAATTAATGTTGGAAATCCTTTTTGTCCCTGATAATACGGAGCAACAATAGGTTTTTTAGTATTTTGATATAAAATTTTTTCAACTGTTTCTTTTGTGATTAGAGGCATATCTCCAAGAAATATTAGAGTTTTGTCATAATTATTGTTTAAAGCATATTGTATTGCTGTTTTTACTGAAGAGGAAATTCCTTTTTTATATTCGTGATTATAAATGATTTTGAAATTAGAATAGTCTTTGAAATGATTTTCTATTTCATTCCAATTTTCATTTACAACAAGCAATTTATCGAAAGCATATTGATTTAACAAATCTATGGTCCATTGCAAAAGTGGTTTGCCATTGTAATTATATATAAGTTTATTGCCTTTAAATCTCTTTGATAAACCTGCAGCAAGTATAACTCCCAATATTTTCATTTTAAAAAACCTCCAATTTGATGTATAATTATGTTAACATTATATCACAGATTAAGGGGGTTGTTTATGAAAAGGTTTTCAGTTTTAATACTTTTTGTCTTAATGATTACATTTTTATTTGCCGGTGAAATTACTGTATGGTTTGAATATGAAGGTTTTGATCAATTTGAAGATATTGTAAAATCATTTGAAAAAGAGAATCCTGGAATCACTGTGAAGGTGATAAGACAGCAAAAAATATCCTCGAAATTATTTACAGTTTTTAGAGGAGATGGAGATATTCCTGATATTGTTTTAGTAAAAAATGATGAGATAGGGAAGTTAACAGATGCAGGATTATTAGAAAATATAGATGCATTAAAAGATAAATATGGAAAATCATTTATAAAAGGCTCATTTGATGCATTTAAAATAGAAAAACATATTGTTAAAGATGGAAAATCTATTTCTAAGGAAGTACATTATTATGGCATACCATTTTATTTTGATACACAGGTATTATTTTATCATTATAAAACCTTTTATGATGCTGGATTTCCTTTGGAATATGGACATACATTTGAAGATTTATTGTTTGCAAGTTATGCAGTGGAAGAAAAAACAAAGGGAAAAACACTTGGGCTTGCATGGGGCGCCAATTCGCCTTATTGGTTCCCACCTTTCCAATGGGCATTTGGAAAAGAAAATTTAATGGAAAATGGAAGAATAATAATAGATGATGATAATACCTATAATGCAATTTCTTTTATATTTACAACAGTTGCAGGAGGTAGTGCTCATCTCATAGAAAGGCAGGGGCTTGTTTCTGGATTTAAAAAAGGCAAAATAGCAGCCATGTTTTTTGGGACCTTTATGATTCCTGATTTTATTAAATCCGGTATAGAGTTTAAAATATTACCATTACCATATATAAAAGAAGCAGGAAATTATATGACACCTGTTCTGGATTACAAAGGTTTTAGCGTTATAAAAGGGAAATTAAATAATGATGTTGAGAAATTTCTTGAGTATATTTCAAAGAAAGAATCTCAGATTACATTTTGTAAGGACTTATACAAATTTCCTTCTTCCAAAAGTGCTTTTGATGAATTGAAAGAAAAGGATGAATATTTTAAGGTTGCCTATATGTCTGCGGAAAGAGGAAAGGTTTTGCCAAATTCCGCATATTTTAAATCAAAATACTGGCAGGGAATACGAACGATGATGACATTAATTCTTAAGCAAAAAGATGAAATGGATGATTCTATTATAGAAAAAACACAGAGGTTTATGGATGAAAAATAAAAGTAAGTATATTCTTTTATTACCAGCGGTATTTTTAATAACCTTTATTTTAATAATACCAATGTTTTCGATCTTGAAAACATCATTATATACCTCACCGTTTGGTGAGAATGGGGGTTTTGTTGGTATTAAGAATTATATAGAGGTTTTAAAAGACTCTGGAATGTCTATAGCTGTAAAGATTAGTTTCATATGGTCTGCTATTATTTCTTCAATAGTGATGATAATAGGTATTTTAATAGCATATTTGATAGAGGAAAAATTTAGAAATAAAAAATTGGTTTTCTTTTTAACGATGCTTCCATGGATAGTACCGTCTTATATAGGTGTATTGATATGGAGAGCTTTAATATATGGATATGGAACAGATTCTATTATAAAAAATATTTTTCATATTAATACAAATATATTTACAGATGTATTATCTGGATTTGGATGGGGGGTTTTTGTAAGTATCTGGCTTGAATTACCGATAGTAATAATGGTTTTAATTTCTGCATATCAGGAAGTTCCAAAGGAATTATATTTTGCAGCAGAGATAGATGGTGCCAACTCATTGAATACTCTTATTAATATTACTATTCCATATATAAAGCCAACGATTATTGCATGGTTTCTGATAATATTTGCTGCGCATTTTAAGGACTTTACTGTTCCATTTCTTTTAACAGCAGGAGGACCACCATTATTGGACGGAATAGGTAGTCATAGTATTGTTGGTATTACAACAACTATGGGAATATTCAATTATTTTGTTTCAAATACGTATTATGATTTTGGAATAATATCAGCTTATAGCGTTATTTCAGCGTTTTTTGTAATGCTTATAGCTTTTATCTTTCTTACCAGAAGAACTATATCTTTAAATAAATTTATAACCTTTGTTATAGCCATAAAGGTTCTTACCTATATGTTTAATCATAATATAGTATTATTGCTATCTGCGGCAATGTATCTTTTGTTGCTAAAAAACAGAAAATTATTTGGAATAATAGTATTTGTAGATTTTGCAATAATGATGCTAAGCATAAATCATTATGGATTCTGGAAAGGATTTGATTTTGTTCCTATAATAGGATTAATGTGGCTGATTTTTAAAGAAAAAACGCCTGTATTGCCACAAATTAGATTTAACATGACAAATTATATGAGATATATTGTATTGGGAATATTAATTTTAAGTATATTATTACCATTATGGAGCATAATAAATATATCTCTTTCCGGAAATAACGATATAACAATGAACCTTTTACCGAAAAATGCAACATTTGAAAATTACAAAAGGATATTCACAGAAGCAAATATAGATTTAAACTTAAAAAATACATTTATTTTATCCACACTAACAGCAATATTAGTACCATTAACTGCGTATCCTTTAGCATTGTTTATATCAAAAAATAGAATGGGATGGATATTGCCTATACTTATATTTATGGATTTTCTTGGAGGAGTGCATTCTATTATAGCTTTATTTATGGTCTTTAAGAAATTAAAATTATTGAATTCATTATTTGGGCTTTCATTGGTGTATACAACACATACATTGCCAATGGCCACATTCCTCATAAAAGGATATCTCGATAAGATTCCAAAGGAAATAGAAGAAACAGCCATAATGGATACATCAAGAATAAAATCATATTTTTATATATTATTTCCATTGTCTATTCCATCAATACTGGTGTCTTCATTGATAGGGTTTATGAAAAGCTGGAATGGGTTTATACCATCATTGATGTTATTAACAAAAGACAATTTATATCCAATATCTGTTAAACTATATTCCTTTATAGGAGAACCGGGAACTTCATATCCGCGTTGGGATTTATTTGCTGCATCATCGGTGCTTAATATGATATTCCTTGCAATGATATTTATAGCCATTAGAAAACCATTAATGAATGGGGTGTTGAAAGAAAGATATTAATTGAAATATAGGGGGGAAAATAGATGAAAATAAAGGATATTATTCCTGTGGCATTGGGAGAGGAAATGCCAGATGTATTGATAAAAAATGCGAAATTGGTAAATGTATTTACGGGGGAAATAGAGGAAACTAACATTGCATTATTTAGAAAAAGAATAGCAGGTATAGGGGATTATAATGAGGGTAAGGAAATAATAGATCTTAAAGGAAAATATATACTTCCAGGGTTTATTAATGCTCATTTGCACATTGAAAGTTCAATGTTAGCCCCAAGACAATTTGCTAAAGCAGTATTGTTAAGAGGAACAACAACGGTAATAGCAGATCCGCATGAAATATCAAATGTATTAGGATTAGATGGTCTTGAATATATGATAAAATCCACAGAAGGAATTCCTTTAAATGTTTATATAGCAATACCTTCTGCTGTTCCGGCGACCAATATGGAAACAACAGGAGCCAGATTAGGACCAGAAGATATGGTGGGATTTGTGGATACATATCCCAATAGAATAATTGCCCTTGGTGAGGTTATGAACTTTCCTGGTGTGCTAAATAGAGATCCTGAATTATTGACAAAGATAGAAATCTTAAGACATAAATATAAAAAGATAGATGGGCATGCACCAGGAGTAACAGGAAAAGCATTAAATGCGTATATAGATGCATTTATTAGATCTGATCATGAGTGTTCTACAGAGCCAGAAGCTTTGGAAAAGATAAGTAAAGGCATGCATGTGTTTATAAGAGAAGGAACAGCAGCAAAGAATCTCGATGATTTGATTGGTGCTGTAAATATTATGAATCACCACAATTTTTCCTTCTGTACAGACGATAGGGAACCGTTGGATATTTTACATGAAGGCGATATAGATTATCTTGTAAGAAGAAGTATTCAAAAGGGTGTAGATCC
This is a stretch of genomic DNA from Marinitoga piezophila KA3. It encodes these proteins:
- a CDS encoding nucleotidyltransferase family protein, encoding MKILGVILAAGLSKRFKGNKLIYNYNGKPLLQWTIDLLNQYAFDKLLVVNENWNEIENHFKDYSNFKIIYNHEYKKGISSSVKTAIQYALNNNYDKTLIFLGDMPLITKETVEKILYQNTKKPIVAPYYQGQKGFPTLIDKQLYKNVLDLSGDAGIKQIIYKQPELVEKIEINIPMPVFDIDTPL
- a CDS encoding Gfo/Idh/MocA family protein — translated: MIRLALIGCGRIATKKHTEAIIKNSELFELVAVVDPVKEKAENIANIIEEAGLKRPEVYTDYNEVLKREDIDMVSIATESGYHYQISIDAMCNGKHVLVEKPMALSTKEMDHMIELSKEKDLKLGVCFQNRFNPPIQELRKKLENGDFGKLLHGQISIRWNRNKSYYEQAPWRGTWELDGGTLMNQCTHGIDLLQWTFGEIEEISGRIENFNHPYIEAEDFGSAIIKFKNGAVGIVEGTANVYPKNLEETLSVFGENGTVVIGGLAVNKIETWRFDGEESHPFQNLPDPDTVYGAGHVPLYKDFYEAIINNRKPYISGEDGKKAVEIVLAIYKSSKEGKPVKFPFEFSTLEMKEYFK
- a CDS encoding ABC transporter permease subunit — encoded protein: MKNKSKYILLLPAVFLITFILIIPMFSILKTSLYTSPFGENGGFVGIKNYIEVLKDSGMSIAVKISFIWSAIISSIVMIIGILIAYLIEEKFRNKKLVFFLTMLPWIVPSYIGVLIWRALIYGYGTDSIIKNIFHINTNIFTDVLSGFGWGVFVSIWLELPIVIMVLISAYQEVPKELYFAAEIDGANSLNTLINITIPYIKPTIIAWFLIIFAAHFKDFTVPFLLTAGGPPLLDGIGSHSIVGITTTMGIFNYFVSNTYYDFGIISAYSVISAFFVMLIAFIFLTRRTISLNKFITFVIAIKVLTYMFNHNIVLLLSAAMYLLLLKNRKLFGIIVFVDFAIMMLSINHYGFWKGFDFVPIIGLMWLIFKEKTPVLPQIRFNMTNYMRYIVLGILILSILLPLWSIINISLSGNNDITMNLLPKNATFENYKRIFTEANIDLNLKNTFILSTLTAILVPLTAYPLALFISKNRMGWILPILIFMDFLGGVHSIIALFMVFKKLKLLNSLFGLSLVYTTHTLPMATFLIKGYLDKIPKEIEETAIMDTSRIKSYFYILFPLSIPSILVSSLIGFMKSWNGFIPSLMLLTKDNLYPISVKLYSFIGEPGTSYPRWDLFAASSVLNMIFLAMIFIAIRKPLMNGVLKERY
- a CDS encoding nucleotide sugar dehydrogenase, whose product is MSLMEKIQNKTAKIGVIGLGYVGLPLAVEKAKAGYNVIGFDVQEKKVEMVNKGINYIGDVVNEELEDLVKKGKITATTDFEKLAECDAVMICVPTPLNKFKQPDLQYVVASTKEVAKRLHKDMLVTLESTTYPGTTEEVMLPILEETGLKVGKDFYLAFSPERVDPGNLRFKTKNTPKVVGGVTPECTKHAKALYENVLEAEVFAVSTPKEAEMAKILENTFRIVNIALINEMAVVAKKLGINIWEVIDAAATKPFGFMPFYPGPGVGGHCIPIDPFYLTYKARAVDYHTRLIEMAGEINDAMPEYVVSRLQDILNDRKRCLNGAKVLLLGVAYKNDIDDLRESPALKVIEHLEKKHADIIIHDPYIPEFTHEGKTYKSVELTRELLESVDAVVLTTAHSNVDYEFVLEHAPFLFDTKNKTKNIEKNKDKVILL
- the ade gene encoding adenine deaminase, whose amino-acid sequence is MKIKDIIPVALGEEMPDVLIKNAKLVNVFTGEIEETNIALFRKRIAGIGDYNEGKEIIDLKGKYILPGFINAHLHIESSMLAPRQFAKAVLLRGTTTVIADPHEISNVLGLDGLEYMIKSTEGIPLNVYIAIPSAVPATNMETTGARLGPEDMVGFVDTYPNRIIALGEVMNFPGVLNRDPELLTKIEILRHKYKKIDGHAPGVTGKALNAYIDAFIRSDHECSTEPEALEKISKGMHVFIREGTAAKNLDDLIGAVNIMNHHNFSFCTDDREPLDILHEGDIDYLVRRSIQKGVDPIIAIRMATINTARYFNLRSMGAIAPGYKADMIVVDDLENLNIRMVIKDSKVVVKDGELVDEMKGLYDDLPKRFGKVILPEFSVEDLKVKPESNKMRVIEVFEGSLLTKELIVEPKVENGVVVSDIERDIIKIAIFERHTGSGFSKGFVKGFKLKSGAVGTSVGHDSHNIGIIGTNDEDMYIAAKEIERMNGGMVVVKDGKVLSRVPLPIAGLMADKELFEVVEELEYQEEQLKKLGGIKEVFMTLSFIQLAVIPELKITDRGLVDVNKQKFVELFV
- a CDS encoding sugar ABC transporter substrate-binding protein, encoding MKRFSVLILFVLMITFLFAGEITVWFEYEGFDQFEDIVKSFEKENPGITVKVIRQQKISSKLFTVFRGDGDIPDIVLVKNDEIGKLTDAGLLENIDALKDKYGKSFIKGSFDAFKIEKHIVKDGKSISKEVHYYGIPFYFDTQVLFYHYKTFYDAGFPLEYGHTFEDLLFASYAVEEKTKGKTLGLAWGANSPYWFPPFQWAFGKENLMENGRIIIDDDNTYNAISFIFTTVAGGSAHLIERQGLVSGFKKGKIAAMFFGTFMIPDFIKSGIEFKILPLPYIKEAGNYMTPVLDYKGFSVIKGKLNNDVEKFLEYISKKESQITFCKDLYKFPSSKSAFDELKEKDEYFKVAYMSAERGKVLPNSAYFKSKYWQGIRTMMTLILKQKDEMDDSIIEKTQRFMDEK
- the hpf gene encoding ribosome hibernation-promoting factor, HPF/YfiA family; the protein is MDYKLFTKNIELTKALEDYLEKRMEKIDRMFKKHDDLLMGTEIRVEKDRETYKVEVTSHLKFKGSIFKVEERGTDLYEVIDKVSDAFERKLKKVKGKLQNHDAPNPLKDVKPVELDDEDELFSKIEKRKRFDMSMFSLEEAILQLELLGHEFFVFRNSESEEVNVIYKRKDGTLGLIEFEE